A DNA window from Acidimicrobiia bacterium contains the following coding sequences:
- a CDS encoding CoA transferase has translation MPATTRLLDGVRVIESSLLGPGAITTHLADMGADIIKVEPPAGDYIRQMTWPIVQGNSLLHLHVSRGKKSLVLDLKRPEAVEVYLDLVRGADAVVEAMRPGALERRGLGYEQLKAVNQAIVFCTVSGYGATGPYRDLPSHGIAYDTWAGLVNPETDEEGFTVIPEHPSMGMHAGPLFGALGILAGIVHARATGDGTQMEVAQSDAAAYMDWYRSETWRAYERPESEVTGNAADNYERRAPGTAGMRSGVRYQIYDSSDGYVLFMASEQAFWKNFCEGVGREELFERYPGSKYADHAPGNRELQAQLKEIFAERSSRGWIDFGLEHNVPIAPVNTPQTIADDPQFQDRFPWIPRERLDAEQLPFPVKIVDGEHPVPTRAPDVGEHTEAVLTEVLGYDSDRIDNLRSTGALGPTE, from the coding sequence ATGCCTGCCACAACCCGCCTGCTCGACGGCGTCCGCGTGATCGAGAGCTCGCTTCTCGGCCCCGGCGCCATCACGACACATCTCGCCGACATGGGGGCCGACATCATCAAGGTCGAGCCGCCGGCGGGCGACTACATCCGTCAGATGACATGGCCCATCGTGCAGGGGAACTCGCTGCTCCACCTCCACGTGAGCCGCGGGAAGAAGAGCCTCGTGCTCGACCTCAAGAGACCCGAGGCCGTGGAGGTCTACCTCGACCTCGTGCGCGGGGCCGACGCCGTCGTGGAGGCGATGCGCCCCGGCGCGCTGGAACGTCGTGGGCTGGGCTACGAGCAGCTGAAGGCTGTGAACCAGGCCATTGTGTTCTGCACCGTGTCGGGCTACGGCGCCACCGGCCCCTACCGCGACCTGCCGAGCCACGGCATCGCCTACGACACCTGGGCGGGCCTCGTGAACCCCGAGACCGACGAGGAGGGGTTCACGGTCATCCCGGAGCACCCGTCGATGGGGATGCACGCCGGCCCCCTCTTCGGGGCGCTCGGCATCCTCGCCGGCATCGTGCACGCCCGCGCGACGGGGGACGGGACCCAGATGGAGGTGGCGCAGTCGGACGCGGCCGCCTACATGGACTGGTACCGCTCCGAGACCTGGCGTGCCTACGAGCGGCCCGAGTCGGAGGTCACGGGGAACGCCGCCGACAACTACGAACGTCGCGCGCCCGGAACCGCCGGGATGCGCTCCGGTGTGCGCTACCAGATCTACGACTCGTCCGACGGCTACGTGCTCTTCATGGCGTCGGAGCAGGCCTTCTGGAAGAACTTCTGCGAGGGTGTGGGACGCGAGGAGCTCTTCGAGAGGTACCCGGGGTCCAAGTACGCCGACCACGCCCCGGGGAACCGCGAGCTGCAGGCGCAGCTGAAGGAGATCTTCGCCGAACGGTCGAGTCGCGGCTGGATCGACTTCGGTCTCGAGCACAACGTGCCGATCGCGCCGGTCAACACGCCGCAGACGATCGCCGACGACCCCCAGTTCCAGGACCGCTTCCCGTGGATCCCGCGGGAGCGCCTCGACGCCGAGCAGCTGCCGTTCCCGGTGAAGATCGTCGACGGTGAACACCCGGTGCCGACGCGCGCGCCTGATGTGGGCGAGCACACCGAGGCGGTGCTCACCGAGGTCCTCGGCTACGACAGCGACCGGATCGACAACCTGCGCTCTACCGGCGCGCTGGGCCCAACGGAGTAG
- a CDS encoding cytochrome P450, whose translation MTAPARTPLVYDPFDYGIDADPHPVWRRMRDEAPLYRNDEHDFWALSRFADVLEASLDWRTYSSAHGTVLDLMTEEEQTDASMIFTDPPEHDELRHLVSGAFTPKRISALEGRARTIASGLLDSVVEGSAGRSATTFDFVQDFGARLPTAVISSLLGVPENDQDRLRHLTDTMLYRGPDGEVPGESTLDAMAELGAYILDLIDERRESPGDDLVSVLLAAELKHPDGTGRRLTRREIHDFTVLLFAAGNETVARLLGNAAVILAEYADQRARLAADPTGIPNAVEELLRFEAPSPVQGRWTTRDVELHGATVPAGSRMLLLTGSAGRDEREYDDPDTFDISRVFSRHVTFGYGIHFCLGASLARLEARVALEEVLSRFPEWQIDTPGLERVHTSNVRGFHRVPVSV comes from the coding sequence GTGACGGCACCCGCGCGCACACCCCTCGTCTACGACCCGTTCGACTACGGGATCGACGCGGACCCGCACCCGGTGTGGAGGCGAATGCGCGACGAGGCTCCGCTGTACAGGAACGACGAGCACGACTTCTGGGCGCTCAGCCGCTTCGCCGACGTCCTCGAGGCCTCGCTCGACTGGCGCACGTACTCGTCGGCGCACGGCACGGTGCTCGATCTCATGACCGAGGAGGAGCAGACCGACGCCTCCATGATCTTCACGGACCCACCCGAGCACGACGAGCTCCGGCACCTCGTGTCGGGAGCGTTCACACCGAAACGAATCAGCGCGCTGGAGGGGCGTGCCCGTACCATCGCGTCGGGCCTCCTCGACAGCGTCGTCGAGGGGTCCGCGGGCCGTTCGGCCACGACCTTCGACTTCGTCCAGGACTTCGGGGCCCGTCTGCCGACCGCGGTGATCTCCTCTCTGCTCGGCGTTCCCGAGAACGACCAGGACCGGCTGCGCCACCTGACCGACACGATGCTCTACCGCGGACCCGACGGCGAGGTTCCCGGTGAGTCCACGCTGGACGCCATGGCGGAACTCGGCGCCTACATCCTCGACCTGATCGACGAGCGGAGAGAGAGTCCCGGCGACGATCTCGTGTCCGTTCTCCTCGCCGCCGAGCTGAAGCATCCCGACGGCACCGGGCGCCGGCTCACGCGCCGCGAGATCCACGACTTCACCGTGCTCCTGTTTGCCGCCGGCAACGAGACCGTCGCACGCCTCCTCGGCAACGCCGCCGTGATCCTGGCCGAGTACGCCGACCAGCGGGCACGGCTCGCCGCCGACCCGACGGGGATCCCCAACGCCGTCGAGGAGCTGCTGCGCTTCGAGGCCCCGTCACCCGTTCAGGGTCGCTGGACGACCCGCGACGTGGAGCTGCACGGCGCGACCGTTCCCGCCGGCTCCCGGATGCTCCTGCTCACGGGGAGCGCCGGCCGCGACGAGCGCGAGTACGACGACCCCGACACGTTCGACATCTCGCGTGTGTTCTCGCGCCACGTCACGTTCGGCTACGGGATCCACTTCTGCCTGGGAGCGTCGCTCGCCCGGCTCGAGGCGCGCGTGGCCCTCGAGGAGGTGCTGTCACGATTCCCCGAGTGGCAGATCGACACGCCCGGCCTCGAGCGCGTCCACACCAGTAACGTGCGGGGATTCCACCGGGTGCCCGTCTCCGTCTGA
- a CDS encoding glycosyltransferase family 2 protein → MDLTVVMPAHDEADYLEDSVNEIVEGLRKRHRSFTVLIVENGSSDGTPDIARALAQSVPEVGTTSLPAADYGAALRHGLLEAKSPLVVTFDVDYFSLTFLDDALTRLDTEPDLAVVVASKRSPDADDRRPWTRRAVTAGFSAILRVGFGLETTDTHGMKALRRQAVEPLARACASGADLFDTELVIRTERSGLGVSALGVTVEERRPSRTPVLTRVPRTLVGLARLRHRLGGPRHAGGTGTGGYRGRP, encoded by the coding sequence GTGGATCTCACCGTCGTCATGCCGGCCCACGACGAGGCCGACTACCTCGAGGACTCCGTGAACGAGATCGTCGAAGGGCTGCGGAAGCGACACCGGAGCTTCACCGTCCTCATCGTCGAGAACGGCTCGTCCGACGGGACCCCCGACATCGCGCGTGCCCTGGCGCAGAGCGTCCCGGAGGTGGGCACCACGTCGCTGCCGGCCGCCGACTACGGGGCCGCCCTGCGCCACGGCCTGCTCGAGGCCAAGAGCCCTCTCGTCGTCACGTTCGACGTCGACTACTTCTCCCTCACCTTCCTCGACGATGCCCTGACGCGCCTCGACACCGAGCCGGATCTGGCGGTCGTGGTCGCATCGAAGCGATCGCCCGACGCCGACGACCGCCGGCCGTGGACGCGTCGGGCCGTCACGGCGGGCTTCTCTGCGATCCTCCGCGTCGGCTTCGGGCTCGAGACGACCGACACCCACGGCATGAAGGCGCTGCGCCGACAGGCCGTGGAGCCACTCGCCCGTGCCTGCGCTTCAGGGGCCGACCTGTTCGACACCGAGCTCGTGATCCGCACCGAGCGCTCGGGCCTGGGGGTGTCGGCACTCGGGGTCACCGTCGAGGAACGTCGGCCTTCACGGACGCCTGTGCTCACGCGTGTCCCGCGGACGCTCGTGGGCCTCGCCCGGCTCCGCCACCGGCTCGGTGGACCTCGCCACGCGGGCGGAACCGGCACCGGCGGGTACCGCGGGCGCCCTTGA
- a CDS encoding inositol-3-phosphate synthase has protein sequence MTSTQITPASGRLGVLTPGLGAVASTFIAGVLSIRNGLSAPVGSLSQMAHIRLGGRDEGRNPLIRDFVPLADLDDLVFGAWDPISPNALEAARTAGVLSDEDLGPISAELEGIVAMDAVFDSEWVKRLDGRRVKAVRGKLAQAEALIDDIERFRADNDCDRLVMVWCGSTEAYQEISDVHQSIEAFEQGLRRDDVDIAPSQIYLYAALMSGVPFANGAPNLSCDVPALVELAKRRGIPIAGKDFKTGQTWMKTTLTPGLKARMLGIDGWYSTNILGNRDGEVLDDPENFKTKEVSKLGVLDTILQPDVYPELYGDIDHVVRINYYPPRGDNKEGWDNIDISGWLGYPMQIKINFLCRDSILAAPIVLDLALFLDLSARAGESGVQEWLSFYFKSPDTATDLPPEHDLFIQQTKLKNTLREWMGEEPVTHSEV, from the coding sequence ATGACCTCCACACAGATCACACCTGCCTCAGGCCGCCTGGGCGTGCTCACGCCCGGGCTCGGCGCCGTGGCGTCCACCTTCATCGCCGGCGTTCTCTCAATCCGCAACGGGCTGTCCGCGCCGGTCGGCTCCCTGTCCCAGATGGCCCACATCCGCCTCGGCGGGCGTGACGAGGGCCGCAATCCGCTGATCCGTGACTTCGTTCCGCTGGCTGACCTCGATGACCTCGTCTTCGGCGCGTGGGACCCCATCTCACCCAACGCTCTCGAGGCGGCCCGCACGGCGGGTGTGCTGAGCGACGAGGATCTCGGCCCGATCTCGGCCGAGCTCGAAGGGATCGTCGCCATGGACGCCGTCTTCGACAGCGAGTGGGTGAAACGGCTCGACGGCCGGCGTGTGAAGGCGGTGAGAGGGAAGCTGGCACAGGCCGAGGCACTCATCGACGACATCGAGCGGTTCCGCGCCGACAACGACTGCGACCGACTGGTGATGGTGTGGTGTGGCTCCACCGAGGCCTACCAGGAGATCAGCGACGTTCACCAGAGCATCGAGGCGTTCGAGCAGGGGCTGCGCCGTGACGACGTCGACATCGCTCCCAGCCAGATCTACCTCTACGCGGCGCTGATGTCCGGCGTGCCGTTCGCCAACGGCGCACCCAACCTCTCGTGCGACGTCCCGGCCCTGGTGGAGTTGGCGAAGAGGCGGGGCATCCCGATCGCCGGCAAGGACTTCAAGACCGGCCAGACCTGGATGAAGACGACCCTCACGCCGGGCCTCAAGGCGCGGATGCTCGGCATCGACGGGTGGTACTCCACGAACATCCTCGGCAACCGCGACGGCGAAGTGCTCGACGACCCCGAGAACTTCAAGACCAAGGAGGTCTCGAAGCTCGGGGTGCTCGACACGATCCTCCAGCCCGACGTGTACCCGGAGCTCTACGGAGACATCGACCACGTCGTGAGGATCAACTACTACCCGCCACGCGGCGACAACAAGGAGGGCTGGGACAACATCGACATCTCAGGCTGGCTCGGCTACCCGATGCAGATCAAGATCAACTTCCTCTGCCGCGACTCGATCCTGGCGGCACCGATCGTGCTCGACCTCGCACTGTTCCTCGATCTGTCCGCACGTGCCGGTGAATCGGGTGTGCAGGAGTGGTTGAGCTTCTACTTCAAGTCGCCCGACACGGCGACCGACCTTCCTCCGGAGCACGATTTGTTCATCCAACAGACGAAGCTGAAGAACACGCTGCGCGAGTGGATGGGCGAGGAGCCCGTCACCCACTCCGAGGTCTGA
- a CDS encoding phosphotransferase family protein, with protein sequence MPESLPTASPRGRSADDVEPRLSAWLAERESTSPPTVTVEPMSGSSGMSSETVLFEAAWADGRPPERLVARMEPDDPVPVFPHYDMELQFRCLETVQEHTSVPVPRPRWFEPDGAVLGAPFFVMDRVDGQVPPDLPPYTFEGWVYDADTEDQERLWLSSIDVLAGVHTLNPRDHDLTFLDRGGDGDDDLGRYLNRERDFLAWACDVGRYPTITAALDWLVENRPPDPGPSVMNWGDARLGNIMFRDFTPVAVFDWEMAALGPRETDVGWSLFLHRFFVEVADQLGIEPGVHVPDRDATIDHYEHVAGARLYDLEWYEAFAGYRFSAIITRTDARTVASGQTEPPDNPEDTIHPLPLLRKITGL encoded by the coding sequence GTGCCTGAGTCACTCCCCACCGCGAGTCCCCGGGGCCGCAGCGCCGACGACGTCGAACCACGTCTCTCGGCGTGGCTCGCCGAGCGCGAATCGACGAGCCCACCCACCGTCACGGTCGAGCCGATGTCGGGCTCCAGCGGGATGTCGAGCGAAACCGTCCTGTTCGAGGCGGCATGGGCAGACGGGCGACCGCCGGAACGACTCGTCGCGCGCATGGAGCCCGACGACCCCGTTCCCGTCTTCCCCCACTACGACATGGAGCTCCAGTTCCGCTGCCTCGAGACCGTGCAGGAGCACACGTCGGTTCCCGTCCCACGGCCCCGCTGGTTCGAGCCGGACGGCGCCGTGCTCGGCGCTCCCTTCTTCGTGATGGACCGCGTCGACGGGCAGGTTCCTCCCGACCTGCCCCCCTACACGTTCGAGGGCTGGGTGTACGACGCCGACACGGAGGACCAGGAGCGGCTCTGGCTGTCGTCCATCGACGTGCTCGCCGGAGTCCACACCCTCAATCCCCGGGACCACGACCTGACGTTTCTCGACCGCGGTGGGGACGGCGACGACGACCTCGGCCGCTACCTGAACCGCGAGCGCGACTTCCTGGCGTGGGCATGTGACGTCGGGAGGTATCCGACCATCACCGCCGCGCTCGACTGGCTCGTGGAGAACAGGCCACCGGATCCCGGCCCGTCGGTCATGAACTGGGGCGATGCACGACTCGGCAACATCATGTTCCGCGACTTCACCCCGGTGGCCGTCTTCGACTGGGAGATGGCCGCCCTGGGCCCCCGCGAGACCGATGTGGGGTGGTCACTGTTCCTGCACCGCTTCTTCGTGGAGGTGGCCGACCAGCTCGGCATCGAGCCGGGGGTCCACGTCCCCGACCGCGACGCCACGATCGACCACTACGAACACGTAGCGGGTGCGCGTCTGTACGATCTCGAGTGGTACGAGGCGTTCGCCGGATACCGGTTCTCGGCCATCATCACCCGAACCGACGCCCGAACGGTCGCCTCGGGCCAGACCGAGCCGCCCGACAACCCCGAGGACACGATCCACCCGCTGCCGCTCCTCCGGAAGATCACCGGGCTCTGA
- a CDS encoding DMT family transporter, whose product MAFLLGLLTAGAFGSSDFLGGFVTRRNAVTAVLVTTLATGFLVSPLLLVLFPEPFPGTRVVLLSAGVGIIGTAGLGLLFTGLSIGRMSVVAPISAVGSSVIPVLWGILTGERPSVVAVVGIVAALVAIVLVARGPEAQPFEGGSRVRELLVAAGAGIGFGVAFIFFSETGDHAGFWPVFLSRCFSLPILLVIVVVARLPKRLTSRDYPLSIGGALLELSANAFQLLAFRRGLISLVAPVSGLYPAVTVLLARVVLSERMGRSQVAGLAIALTGLVLIAVG is encoded by the coding sequence TTGGCCTTCCTGCTCGGACTCCTCACCGCCGGCGCCTTCGGTAGCTCGGACTTCCTCGGTGGCTTCGTCACGCGTCGCAACGCGGTCACGGCTGTGCTCGTCACGACGCTCGCCACGGGGTTCCTGGTGTCGCCCCTCCTGCTCGTGCTGTTCCCCGAGCCGTTCCCGGGGACGAGGGTCGTGCTCCTGTCGGCAGGTGTCGGGATCATCGGGACCGCCGGGCTCGGGCTGCTCTTCACCGGTCTGTCGATCGGGCGGATGAGCGTCGTGGCCCCGATCAGTGCCGTGGGCAGCTCCGTGATTCCGGTTCTGTGGGGGATCCTGACGGGTGAGAGGCCGTCGGTGGTCGCCGTGGTGGGCATCGTGGCAGCCCTCGTGGCCATCGTGCTCGTTGCGCGCGGGCCCGAGGCCCAGCCGTTCGAGGGAGGGTCGCGGGTCCGGGAGCTGCTCGTCGCCGCGGGTGCCGGAATCGGATTCGGGGTGGCCTTCATCTTCTTCTCCGAGACGGGTGACCACGCGGGCTTCTGGCCGGTGTTCCTCTCGCGGTGCTTCAGTCTCCCGATTCTCCTCGTGATCGTCGTCGTCGCCCGCCTCCCGAAGCGCCTTACGAGCCGGGACTACCCGTTGTCGATCGGCGGCGCTCTCCTCGAGCTCAGTGCCAACGCCTTTCAGCTCCTGGCGTTCCGCCGAGGCCTGATCAGCCTCGTGGCTCCCGTGTCGGGTCTGTATCCTGCCGTCACCGTGCTCCTGGCGCGCGTCGTGCTCAGCGAGCGCATGGGGCGCAGTCAGGTCGCGGGCCTCGCCATCGCTCTCACAGGCCTCGTCCTCATCGCCGTCGGGTGA
- a CDS encoding glucose 1-dehydrogenase, translating into MILDRFDLNGKVAVVTGAGRGIGERSATALAEIGADVVCAARSQDQIDDTVAQIVDRGRRGLAVPTDVNQRADLEGLIDATMEEFGRIDVLVNNAGGWPPQEFLNTSDSDFEEAFHFNVTTAFLLTRLAAPKMAESDGGAVVNISSRTASIILRGFVAYGTAKAALSFMTRSLGAELAPKVRVNAIEVGAVATSALEYVKTDEAIERQLVDTTPMGRIGEVDDVAAMLVYLASPASQWVTGKIMQVDGGVETQQFEFPPADL; encoded by the coding sequence ATGATTCTCGACCGCTTCGACCTCAACGGAAAGGTGGCTGTTGTCACCGGAGCCGGGCGCGGAATCGGTGAGCGCTCGGCAACCGCGCTCGCCGAGATCGGCGCCGACGTGGTGTGCGCGGCACGCTCGCAGGATCAAATCGACGACACGGTGGCCCAGATCGTCGACCGGGGGCGGCGGGGTCTGGCCGTTCCGACCGACGTGAACCAACGCGCCGACCTGGAAGGCCTCATCGACGCCACGATGGAGGAGTTCGGCCGCATCGACGTTCTCGTGAACAACGCGGGTGGATGGCCGCCCCAGGAGTTCCTGAACACGAGCGACTCCGACTTCGAAGAGGCGTTCCACTTCAACGTCACGACGGCGTTCCTGCTCACACGTCTCGCCGCGCCGAAGATGGCGGAGTCCGACGGAGGCGCCGTCGTGAACATCTCGTCGCGCACGGCAAGCATCATCCTGCGGGGCTTCGTCGCCTACGGCACCGCCAAGGCCGCGCTGTCCTTCATGACGAGAAGCCTCGGTGCCGAGCTGGCCCCGAAGGTACGGGTCAACGCGATCGAGGTGGGGGCGGTGGCCACTTCCGCTCTCGAATACGTCAAGACCGACGAAGCCATCGAACGGCAGCTCGTCGACACAACGCCGATGGGGCGCATCGGTGAGGTCGACGACGTCGCCGCCATGCTCGTCTACCTGGCGAGCCCCGCTTCGCAGTGGGTCACCGGGAAGATCATGCAGGTCGACGGAGGCGTCGAGACACAGCAGTTCGAGTTTCCTCCGGCCGACCTCTGA
- a CDS encoding diacylglycerol kinase, producing the protein MKHRVIQWATGNVGAAALPAIIRHPDLELVGVIVHSADKVGRDAGDLCGLPATGVVATDDVDTALALDADVVSYMATGDLRPDDAVADMCRALESGKNVVSTSVVSLVYPPSYDPRLRALLEDACQKGGTSAFTNGIDPGFANELLPILLTGFTERVDAVRVQEILNYDTYDQGEVLFETMGFGKPLDAEPLLLLPGSLTLGWGGVVHMIAAALDVDLDEIREVHERLPATETFTIASGVVEEGTTAALHFQVIGVVDGRDAIIVEHWTRLRDDQAPDWPQPPRGGGYVITVDGSPSLRCELTLEGEDGDHNTGGVLATAMRVLNAIPAVVEADPGLLSSLDLPLIPGRHLMR; encoded by the coding sequence ATGAAGCACAGGGTCATCCAGTGGGCAACCGGGAACGTGGGTGCAGCCGCCCTGCCGGCCATCATCCGGCACCCCGATCTCGAGCTCGTGGGTGTCATCGTCCACAGCGCCGACAAGGTCGGGCGCGACGCCGGCGACCTCTGCGGGCTCCCGGCCACCGGCGTGGTCGCCACCGACGACGTCGATACGGCGTTGGCCCTCGACGCCGACGTCGTGAGCTACATGGCCACCGGCGACCTCCGCCCCGACGACGCGGTCGCCGACATGTGCAGAGCCCTCGAGTCCGGCAAGAACGTCGTGTCCACGTCGGTCGTCTCGCTCGTCTACCCACCGTCCTACGATCCGCGGCTGCGCGCGCTCCTGGAGGATGCATGCCAGAAGGGTGGGACCTCTGCGTTCACCAACGGCATCGACCCGGGCTTCGCCAACGAGCTCCTGCCCATTCTCCTCACGGGCTTCACCGAGCGCGTCGACGCGGTGCGGGTACAGGAGATCCTCAACTACGACACCTACGACCAGGGTGAGGTCCTCTTCGAGACCATGGGTTTCGGGAAGCCGCTCGACGCCGAGCCGCTGCTGCTCCTCCCCGGCTCGCTCACTCTCGGGTGGGGTGGCGTCGTGCACATGATCGCCGCCGCCCTCGACGTCGATCTCGACGAGATCCGTGAGGTCCACGAGCGTCTCCCCGCCACGGAGACCTTCACCATCGCGTCAGGTGTGGTGGAGGAGGGCACGACCGCCGCGTTGCACTTCCAGGTCATCGGGGTGGTCGACGGCCGCGACGCCATCATCGTGGAGCACTGGACACGGCTCCGTGACGACCAGGCTCCCGACTGGCCGCAGCCACCTCGTGGCGGCGGCTACGTGATCACCGTCGACGGGTCGCCGTCGCTCCGGTGCGAGCTCACGCTCGAGGGCGAGGACGGCGACCACAACACGGGCGGGGTTCTCGCAACCGCCATGCGGGTGCTCAACGCCATCCCCGCCGTGGTCGAGGCCGACCCGGGGCTGCTCTCGTCCCTCGACCTCCCGCTTATCCCCGGTCGCCACCTGATGCGCTGA
- a CDS encoding cytochrome P450, with the protein MRAGGFEHRGDHPVRDDIDLMDGGFYATEPHEAWTWMRRNAPVYHDPHTDVWALSRYDDIVASEKNPEVFSNAANIRPRMEATPMMISMDDPEHALRRKLVSRGFTPPRVRAQEARLRQICDDLLDGVCERGECDFVWDVAAHLPLIVIADMLGFPESDRPQLLEWSDQMLKGTTSTDPEALLEAAGAMEGFWGHQTAAIEERRGCPADDLISVLVHAEVDGDSLDDDSLVWESLLILIGGDETTRHVISGGLAELCHHPDQRDELAADPSFMKSAVDEMLRWVSPVKNMNRRVTRDVELRGQRLRAGDDVLMLYPSANRDEEVFDDPHTFDIHRSPNLHLAFGFGPHFCMGSALARLELRVLFEQLLARIPDVELAVPYTDLPRRASSFISGFESLPVRFTPTAPVGAPA; encoded by the coding sequence ATGCGTGCCGGCGGGTTCGAGCACCGCGGCGACCATCCGGTGCGCGACGACATCGACCTCATGGACGGCGGCTTCTACGCTACGGAGCCCCACGAAGCGTGGACGTGGATGCGCCGGAACGCGCCCGTCTACCACGACCCGCACACCGACGTGTGGGCTCTGAGCCGCTACGACGACATCGTGGCGTCGGAGAAGAACCCCGAGGTCTTCTCGAACGCCGCCAACATCCGGCCGCGCATGGAGGCCACCCCCATGATGATCTCCATGGACGACCCCGAGCATGCGCTTCGACGCAAGCTCGTGAGCCGTGGATTCACACCTCCCCGCGTACGTGCGCAGGAGGCCCGCCTGCGCCAGATCTGCGACGACCTGCTCGACGGTGTGTGCGAGCGTGGGGAGTGCGATTTCGTGTGGGACGTGGCCGCGCACCTTCCGCTCATCGTGATCGCCGACATGCTGGGGTTCCCCGAGAGCGACCGGCCGCAGCTCCTCGAGTGGTCCGACCAGATGCTGAAGGGCACGACGTCCACCGACCCCGAGGCGCTGCTCGAGGCCGCCGGCGCCATGGAGGGCTTCTGGGGGCACCAGACGGCCGCTATCGAGGAACGACGTGGATGCCCGGCCGACGACCTCATCTCGGTCCTCGTGCACGCGGAGGTCGACGGCGACTCCCTCGACGACGACTCGCTCGTGTGGGAGTCACTCCTCATCCTCATCGGCGGTGACGAGACCACGCGGCACGTCATCAGCGGGGGCCTGGCGGAGCTGTGCCACCACCCCGACCAGCGCGACGAGCTCGCTGCCGATCCGTCGTTCATGAAGTCGGCCGTGGACGAGATGCTGCGGTGGGTGTCGCCGGTCAAGAACATGAACCGCCGAGTCACGCGGGATGTCGAGCTGCGAGGTCAGCGACTCAGAGCCGGCGATGACGTCCTCATGCTGTACCCGTCGGCCAACCGCGACGAGGAGGTGTTCGACGACCCGCACACCTTCGACATCCACCGGAGCCCGAACCTGCACCTGGCTTTCGGTTTCGGGCCGCACTTCTGCATGGGGAGCGCCCTGGCCCGCCTGGAGCTCCGCGTCCTGTTCGAGCAGCTGCTGGCCCGGATACCCGATGTCGAGTTGGCAGTTCCCTACACGGACCTCCCGCGCCGGGCGTCCAGCTTCATCAGCGGTTTCGAGTCGCTGCCGGTCAGGTTCACCCCGACCGCTCCGGTCGGGGCCCCGGCCTGA